The Pleurocapsa minor HA4230-MV1 nucleotide sequence CTACCCGTATCATCCCCCCATTCCCAATTAGCCACAATGCCCAGACGATTAATGTTCAAGGGGCTAGCCCAAGGATAGACATCAGTAAGGGCGCGATACAAAACGGTTTGATGGTTAACTTGGACTGTATAGTTATTGCCATCAAAAACAACTCTGAGGGTGTAAGGCTGTCCAAAAGCGATCGCCTGACCGATATTTGACCACACTGCATCATAAATTTCTTCAAAACCGTCAAGACGGAAAAAACAGGAAATAGACTCTCCTTCATAAAAGTCATCCAGCCAAGTATTGATAATGATGTAGTTATCTCGATCTTGCCAAAAAATCAAACCAGCTCGACCTTTTTCTCCTTGTCCCCGTTCTTTTCCTGGTGGCAAAATGGTTACGGACACATCGGCAAAATTGGGATTGTCCCAAGCTACAGTATAAGCGGTGCGCCCTGGGTTAGGATGCTCAACGCTAGCCTCTATTAAAGCAATGCCAGACTGAATTTTAAATACACCTTTACCAAGAGTTTTTTGCCAAATGCGATCGCCTAATGAGGTAGTTTTACCAGCTAAATCTCCCTGTCCAACTTGAAAGTCATCTTTAATAACGATATCTGTACCCTCACGCCACCAAGGTAATCCTAAATCGAGAGTAGGCAGAGAAACGGTACGAGGATGAGCTTCAAAGTTTTGCAGATATAAATCTGAATTTTGCTCAAATATAATTATCCCTACTCCTGTAGCGGTTGCCAAGCGGTCATCTGTCACCAAGCAATTAGTCTCTGGTTGTGCTGTGCGATCGCTGATTAGTTTACCATTCAGGTAAATTCTTAACTCTTGTCCGTCATCTAAAATTTGCAGATATATAGTGCTATTTAAATCGATGAAATCTTCCTTACTGACAAATATCTTTTGAGTTTGACCAGCTTCAATCAACTGAAGACAAACTTGTTCGTGATTGAGACGACAACACCAATAATTATCTCGATCTTGAAATCGCCAAATTACGCCTAAATCTGCTGGTTGTCCCGCCCAAATTTTTAGATGCAATAGCCCAGAGGTTGCTTGAGGAGCAAGAATAGCTAAACTGTGCTTTTCTGTCGCCATCAAACCTTCTGGAGTACGCTCTAGACTACCAGATAAAACTTGCCAGCTTCCTCCTACTTCAGCATTCATAGTTGTTAGATTTCCCAGCCCTAAAAAAGCATCGGCTGCATGAGCAGTTCCATACCAGGAAGCTAAACTGCTAACTGTCTCCGTTTTGACTCCATAAACCCTAGTATCCGCCCGAAAGCCAACTTGACCGAGAACACTTTGATGGATACCTGCATAGACGACTGCTTCAGCATTAATAGCATCGATTGCTACTGGACGTAACTGTGGATAAGCTGGTATACCATGCACCTGCGGTAAAGATGAAGCATAGTAAGCTGCCCCCTGTTCCCTTAAGATAACCACATAATATACAGGGACGTTTTGCAATCCACGAAACACAGATAATAGATTAGTTCCCACTGAAGCCAATAACTCGCCGTTTTCTGCCCCCGTAGCCCGCACCACAAAACCATTACCTTGAGTCGGGTTGGCAGGTGACGCATCGGCAAACCAACCAACTGCTAAATTATCGTCAATTTTCGCTAAGGGAAAAAATTTAGTTCCTTCTGCTGAGATCCGTACCCAACTCAATAAACGTCTTAGCGTTCCCTGTTTTTGTCTACTACCTAACCAAGCTAAAACCCTCTTGCTAACTGATTCAGTCTCACTTCCTTTTAACCAGCGGGAAATCCTTTTAGACAACCATTCCATAGTCTCCGCTTGGGAAGTATTGTGACCGTTCAGCAATAGTACAGCTACAGCTAAACCACTTTGACGTTGATATGGCCCATAAGCAATACCCTGTCTCCCCCAGCCTGGTTGGATTAAAGGTTTAAAACGCAGAGCATGATTATCAATGGCGATCGCTTTTTCACGATCTATTCCTGTTCTGATAATATCGCTAGTTGTATTAGTTCCAATAGTTTTGCCACTAGGGCGATCGTCTGGAAAAAGATCGGTAAATTGGCTCATTTAAAAACTTAAGATGATGTTGGCGATCAAAAAGCGATCGCCTAAATTATAAGTTTTAATTATTAATTATTTACAGCAAAATTTAGTTTTTTTCGGTTGAAATAAAATCATCATTTAAAATTTGCTCTAGAGAATAAGGGCAATCAACAGGTATATGAGCAATGTTGGACTTGAGTATCGCTTCTTTTCTCGCTCTAGTATAAATAGTATTTAATTCTTGTTCTGTATAATTTCTCAGAGTTTTTGAATCTAAATACTGTGATAACTCAAACCGAAAATTGCTAATCTCTTCCAACCAACCTTGACCGCTCCATTGTCTTTCTGTCTGCCAATAATGATAGAGTAGCAAGTGTTTAATTAGTTGCTTAAGAAAACTAACAACCGCTCTTTTTTCACTTCTACCCAAATTTTCTATTTCCTCGATTAAATTTTCCCAATCTAATTGATTCAATTGACCTGCTTTTAAAAGTTCGATGGTTTTTTCTAACCACAGGTAATAATCTTGCTCGTATAGTTGTTTTAATTCTGAGACTTGAATACTCATCTATGTTTTTATAATTTTGCAAGATGGGAATTATTATTTAGAAATTATAACGTGATCTGAAAAGTAAGGCGATCGCTCTTTTTGTCTAATCTCAGCTAAAACAAATGATATTATTTTGAATATACATTTTTTATAAATTAAGTAGTTACTGCTTGTCTTACCCATAATTTTTATGAGCGTTAACCAAAAAGAATTTTATGTCATTATTGAACGAGACGAAGATGGTTGTTTTGTTGGCGAAGTACCTCAACTAAAAGCTTGCTATAGTCAAGGTGAAACTATTGATGAATTAATGAGTAATATTAAAAAAGTTATAAAACTTTGTTTAGAGGAGTAAAGCTAAATAGTTGCTCTTGAATTTGTTGGCGTTCATAAAGTTATTCTATATAAACAGTTTAATATATTCTCTTATCTTTATTACTCAAACATGAAAAACTAGAATTATTAGATTATGTATTGGAGTAAAACATATTGATCGCTGATTCTAAAATTTTACATCTTCCGAAAGTCAGTTTAGAAACTAAAG carries:
- a CDS encoding type II toxin-antitoxin system HicB family antitoxin, with translation MSVNQKEFYVIIERDEDGCFVGEVPQLKACYSQGETIDELMSNIKKVIKLCLEE
- a CDS encoding nucleotide-binding protein, which encodes MSQFTDLFPDDRPSGKTIGTNTTSDIIRTGIDREKAIAIDNHALRFKPLIQPGWGRQGIAYGPYQRQSGLAVAVLLLNGHNTSQAETMEWLSKRISRWLKGSETESVSKRVLAWLGSRQKQGTLRRLLSWVRISAEGTKFFPLAKIDDNLAVGWFADASPANPTQGNGFVVRATGAENGELLASVGTNLLSVFRGLQNVPVYYVVILREQGAAYYASSLPQVHGIPAYPQLRPVAIDAINAEAVVYAGIHQSVLGQVGFRADTRVYGVKTETVSSLASWYGTAHAADAFLGLGNLTTMNAEVGGSWQVLSGSLERTPEGLMATEKHSLAILAPQATSGLLHLKIWAGQPADLGVIWRFQDRDNYWCCRLNHEQVCLQLIEAGQTQKIFVSKEDFIDLNSTIYLQILDDGQELRIYLNGKLISDRTAQPETNCLVTDDRLATATGVGIIIFEQNSDLYLQNFEAHPRTVSLPTLDLGLPWWREGTDIVIKDDFQVGQGDLAGKTTSLGDRIWQKTLGKGVFKIQSGIALIEASVEHPNPGRTAYTVAWDNPNFADVSVTILPPGKERGQGEKGRAGLIFWQDRDNYIIINTWLDDFYEGESISCFFRLDGFEEIYDAVWSNIGQAIAFGQPYTLRVVFDGNNYTVQVNHQTVLYRALTDVYPWASPLNINRLGIVANWEWGDDTGSGFSDFMVSQ
- a CDS encoding DUF29 domain-containing protein, which produces MSIQVSELKQLYEQDYYLWLEKTIELLKAGQLNQLDWENLIEEIENLGRSEKRAVVSFLKQLIKHLLLYHYWQTERQWSGQGWLEEISNFRFELSQYLDSKTLRNYTEQELNTIYTRARKEAILKSNIAHIPVDCPYSLEQILNDDFISTEKN